One genomic region from Bacteroidales bacterium encodes:
- the rlmN gene encoding 23S rRNA (adenine(2503)-C(2))-methyltransferase RlmN — protein MIKENLFGKTLSELQEIVIKIGLQKFVAKQLTDWMYKKRIRSFEEMHNLSKQTREKLAESYDISYTTSTSVQESVDGTKKYLFPVKPHQFIETAYIPEGDRATLCVSSQVGCKMGCLFCMTGKQGFQGDLSSGEILNQIFNIPEFEKLTNVVYMGMGEPFDNLDEVLKSIEILTSDYGLGWSPKRITVSTIGIIPAMKRFLNQSKANLAVSLHNPFEDERKKLMPIESVYHLTKLLDEIRSFEFSGQRRISFEYIMFKGENDQQRHINELARILNGIKCRINLIRFHPIPNVPLESSSNETISRFQVGLKRKGIITTIRASRGEDIFAACGLLSTKELVKRQKNEDY, from the coding sequence ATGATAAAAGAGAATCTTTTTGGAAAAACCTTGAGCGAGCTTCAAGAGATAGTTATAAAAATAGGGCTTCAAAAGTTTGTGGCAAAACAACTTACCGACTGGATGTATAAAAAGCGTATTCGATCGTTTGAAGAAATGCATAATTTATCGAAACAAACGCGTGAGAAACTTGCCGAAAGTTACGATATAAGTTATACAACATCAACAAGTGTTCAGGAATCTGTTGATGGAACTAAGAAATATTTATTCCCTGTAAAACCTCATCAATTTATTGAAACAGCTTATATCCCCGAAGGCGATAGAGCAACACTTTGTGTTTCTTCGCAAGTGGGTTGCAAAATGGGATGTTTATTTTGTATGACCGGCAAACAGGGATTTCAAGGAGACTTAAGCTCAGGTGAAATTTTAAACCAAATTTTTAATATCCCCGAGTTTGAAAAGCTGACGAATGTTGTTTATATGGGAATGGGCGAACCTTTTGACAATTTAGATGAAGTTTTAAAAAGTATAGAAATATTAACTTCTGATTATGGCTTAGGATGGAGTCCGAAAAGAATTACCGTTTCTACTATTGGGATTATTCCGGCTATGAAACGTTTTTTAAATCAATCTAAAGCAAATTTAGCGGTAAGCCTACATAATCCTTTTGAAGATGAACGTAAAAAATTAATGCCAATAGAAAGTGTCTACCATCTCACAAAACTTTTAGATGAAATTCGCTCATTTGAATTTAGCGGTCAACGTCGTATTTCTTTCGAATATATTATGTTTAAAGGAGAGAATGATCAACAAAGACATATCAATGAGCTGGCGCGAATATTAAACGGTATAAAATGCAGGATTAATCTTATACGTTTTCATCCTATTCCAAATGTACCATTAGAAAGTTCTTCCAACGAAACTATTTCGAGATTCCAAGTAGGACTTAAAAGAAAGGGAATAATAACTACTATTCGTGCTTCAAGAGGTGAAGATATTTTTGCAGCCTGCGGTTTACTTTCGACAAAAGAATTAGTAAAACGACAAAAAAACGAAGACTACTAA
- a CDS encoding FAD-dependent oxidoreductase, with amino-acid sequence MNKTGKILLTKTYVKNIQEIAPEIFTLSFPRTGDFRPGQMLAVALNIDEAPRLYSIASGNKEKDYRILFNIQSEGFLTPRLSDLKVGNRLFVSKPFGSFYGTNKADYWIAAGTGIAPFISMMESGLGDNKTLIHGGRALESFYFADKFKSVLNNNYIQCSSITKAEGIYSGRLTEYLNITENLALDRNYYICGSSQLIIDVRDILIRRGVPYNQIIAEIYF; translated from the coding sequence TTGAATAAAACAGGGAAAATACTTCTAACAAAAACCTATGTGAAAAATATTCAAGAAATTGCTCCTGAAATTTTTACACTATCATTTCCGCGTACAGGAGATTTTCGCCCCGGACAAATGTTAGCTGTTGCTTTAAATATTGATGAAGCTCCTCGATTATACAGTATTGCAAGTGGAAATAAGGAAAAAGACTATCGTATTCTTTTTAATATTCAATCTGAAGGATTTTTAACACCGCGTTTATCTGATTTAAAAGTAGGAAATCGTCTGTTTGTCTCTAAGCCATTTGGATCTTTTTACGGAACTAATAAGGCGGATTATTGGATAGCAGCAGGAACCGGTATTGCCCCTTTTATATCTATGATGGAATCAGGCTTAGGTGATAATAAAACTTTAATTCACGGTGGACGCGCTTTGGAGTCTTTCTATTTCGCTGATAAATTCAAGTCTGTTTTAAATAATAACTATATTCAATGTTCATCAATTACTAAGGCAGAAGGAATTTATTCGGGTCGACTAACGGAATACTTAAATATTACTGAAAATTTAGCCCTCGACAGAAACTATTATATTTGTGGCAGCTCCCAATTAATAATTGATGTTCGTGATATTTTAATTCGCAGAGGAGTGCCATATAATCAAATAATTGCAGAAATATATTTTTAA